From Rhodoferax sp. AJA081-3, the proteins below share one genomic window:
- a CDS encoding MAPEG family protein, which produces MTAIQALLGFAAWTALLVLGVFLYRGLRFVTGTPINSWPRGTKPAGDAAFVNRLQDAHANCLENLPVFAVIVLGAAAAGRLEVIAALAPWVLYARIAQSLTHLAGVGPLHVLVRATFWSTQLGLMLFMLFKLLS; this is translated from the coding sequence ATGACAGCCATTCAAGCACTTTTGGGTTTTGCCGCCTGGACCGCATTGCTGGTCCTGGGTGTATTTTTGTACCGTGGTCTGCGTTTTGTGACGGGCACACCCATCAACAGCTGGCCGCGCGGCACCAAGCCTGCGGGTGACGCAGCTTTTGTCAACCGCCTGCAGGACGCCCATGCCAACTGCCTGGAGAACCTGCCGGTGTTTGCGGTGATTGTGCTGGGCGCAGCGGCCGCGGGCCGTCTGGAAGTCATTGCCGCTCTGGCGCCCTGGGTGTTGTATGCCCGCATCGCCCAGTCGCTGACCCACCTGGCGGGTGTTGGCCCGTTGCATGTGTTGGTGCGGGCGACCTTTTGGAGCACTCAGCTCGGGTTGATGCTTTTCATGCTGTTCAAGCTTCTTAGCTGA
- a CDS encoding ribokinase: MILVAGSSNLDFVVRAHHIPAPGETVLGRDFKTFPGGKGANQAVACARAGGAPTTLLTAMGADAFATPIENSLREAAVALNIVRINDQPTGTAFICVSEDAENAITVAPGANLCLLEQHLPSLQDVSHLLMQLEIPLTTVIAYAKAARQQGVTTVLNAAPIQQLPAELLEWIDVLVVNEGELASLSGHSGSIAECLERIAVPTVVVTLGHRGSCARTQGTFLVQPACAITPVDTTAAGDTFCGSLVAALSTGTNMPQALSLAGAAGALACTRLGAQSSIPHQAEVAAFLAQQPAKTAAAMDALGAYCGLPAGTYS, encoded by the coding sequence ATGATACTGGTAGCAGGCTCCTCCAACCTGGACTTTGTCGTCCGGGCCCACCACATTCCCGCACCGGGCGAAACAGTTCTGGGCCGCGATTTCAAAACATTCCCCGGCGGCAAGGGTGCCAACCAGGCCGTGGCCTGCGCACGCGCAGGCGGTGCACCCACAACGCTCTTGACCGCCATGGGGGCTGACGCCTTCGCCACACCGATTGAAAACTCGCTGCGTGAAGCGGCGGTGGCCCTCAACATCGTACGTATCAACGACCAACCCACCGGTACCGCCTTTATCTGTGTGTCGGAAGACGCCGAAAACGCCATCACCGTGGCTCCAGGCGCCAATCTTTGCCTGCTGGAACAGCACCTGCCCAGCTTGCAAGATGTGAGCCACCTGCTGATGCAACTGGAAATCCCGCTGACCACCGTCATTGCCTACGCCAAAGCCGCGCGCCAGCAGGGTGTGACCACCGTGCTCAACGCCGCACCCATCCAACAACTGCCCGCTGAACTGCTGGAGTGGATAGACGTTCTGGTGGTTAATGAGGGTGAATTGGCCAGCCTGTCCGGCCACAGCGGCAGCATTGCCGAATGCCTGGAGCGCATCGCCGTGCCGACGGTAGTTGTCACCTTGGGGCACCGCGGTAGCTGCGCACGGACCCAGGGCACATTTTTGGTGCAGCCGGCCTGCGCCATTACCCCGGTGGACACCACGGCGGCGGGTGATACCTTTTGTGGCAGCTTGGTCGCAGCCTTGAGCACCGGTACCAACATGCCACAAGCACTGTCGCTGGCGGGCGCTGCTGGCGCCTTGGCATGCACCCGTTTGGGTGCGCAATCCAGCATTCCGCACCAAGCCGAAGTGGCAGCTTTCCTGGCCCAACAACCAGCAAAAACCGCTGCAGCCATGGATGCCCTGGGCGCGTATTGCGGTTTGCCAGCCGGCACCTATTCTTGA
- a CDS encoding ABC transporter permease, translating to MSGGGTQALPRWADLVLLPAVCLAVALLVAGGVVALVGQSPKEVITVLVHGAFGTARGFSYTLYYATTFVFTGLAVAVAFHGGLFNIGGEGQAILGGLGAGLVALWWSAFLPVWIMLPLMLVAGALFGMAWAAVPGYLQAYRGSHVVITTIMFNFIASSLLVYLLVNHLRPAGSMSVESEPFADSAKLPAMHEALGWLGVEWPSSPLNLSVLLAVLAAVGVYLFLWRTRAGYHLRAVGSSPGAAEYAGVRPKRQIMVAMAVSGALAGMVGMNEIAGVNGKLLLEFVSGAGFTGIAVALMGRNHPVGIVLASILFGALFQGGAEVAFEVRGFSREMVVMLQGFIVLFSGAMVYVIAPIVGWLLARVMRLLPSGAAHG from the coding sequence ATGAGCGGCGGCGGTACACAAGCATTGCCCCGCTGGGCAGATCTGGTGTTGTTGCCGGCCGTGTGCCTGGCCGTGGCTCTGCTGGTGGCCGGCGGTGTGGTGGCGCTGGTTGGGCAAAGCCCGAAGGAAGTGATAACCGTGCTGGTCCATGGAGCGTTTGGCACGGCGCGCGGCTTCAGCTACACGCTGTATTACGCAACCACTTTTGTATTCACCGGTCTGGCCGTTGCCGTGGCTTTCCATGGTGGCTTGTTCAACATTGGTGGTGAGGGCCAGGCAATTCTGGGCGGGCTGGGCGCTGGCCTGGTGGCGCTGTGGTGGTCGGCTTTTTTACCGGTGTGGATCATGCTGCCGCTGATGCTGGTGGCTGGTGCTCTGTTCGGCATGGCGTGGGCGGCCGTACCCGGTTATTTACAAGCCTACCGCGGCAGCCATGTGGTGATCACCACTATCATGTTCAATTTTATTGCCAGCAGCCTGCTGGTCTATTTGCTGGTCAATCACCTGCGCCCCGCGGGCTCCATGTCGGTGGAGAGTGAGCCTTTTGCTGATTCTGCCAAGTTGCCTGCCATGCACGAGGCCCTGGGATGGCTGGGCGTCGAGTGGCCCAGTTCACCGCTCAACCTCAGCGTGCTGCTGGCCGTGTTGGCAGCTGTCGGCGTCTACCTGTTTCTGTGGCGCACCCGCGCGGGTTACCACCTGCGTGCCGTGGGCTCCAGCCCAGGTGCGGCGGAATATGCCGGCGTTCGCCCCAAGCGCCAGATCATGGTGGCCATGGCAGTGTCGGGCGCCCTGGCAGGCATGGTGGGCATGAACGAAATTGCGGGTGTGAACGGCAAGCTGCTGCTGGAGTTTGTCAGCGGCGCCGGCTTTACCGGTATTGCCGTTGCGTTGATGGGACGCAACCACCCGGTGGGCATTGTGTTGGCCAGTATTTTGTTTGGAGCCCTGTTCCAGGGCGGCGCCGAGGTGGCGTTTGAAGTGCGCGGTTTCAGCCGCGAAATGGTGGTCATGCTGCAGGGTTTTATCGTGTTGTTTTCGGGTGCCATGGTCTATGTCATTGCGCCCATCGTGGGCTGGTTGTTGGCCCGGGTCATGCGTTTGTTGCCGTCGGGAGCCGCCCATGGATGA
- a CDS encoding isopenicillin N synthase family oxygenase, producing MHLPVVDFRSPTAAKDFCLSLHETGFGVLRNHPLEQSMVEGIYAEWLAFFQTEAKHQYLTDPAKHDGYFPPSVSEIAKNHTRRDLKEFFHIYPWGRYPAEVSDAARRYYDQGNALARTLLNWVEENSPADIKARYSMPLPQMLEGSDNTLLRVLHYPPLRGDEEPGAVRAAAHGDINLLTILPAATEPGLQVLGKDDAWYDVPCDFGLLIVNIGDMLEEASGGYYPSTVHRVLNPVGDARFKPRISLPLFLHPQRDVVLSDRYTVGSYFDERMRELRGEK from the coding sequence ATGCACTTACCCGTTGTTGACTTCCGCAGCCCCACCGCTGCAAAAGACTTTTGCCTGAGCCTGCACGAAACAGGTTTTGGTGTGCTGCGCAACCACCCGCTGGAGCAGTCCATGGTGGAAGGCATTTATGCCGAGTGGCTGGCGTTTTTCCAGACCGAGGCCAAGCACCAGTATCTGACGGACCCGGCCAAACACGATGGTTATTTTCCGCCCTCGGTCTCCGAAATTGCCAAGAACCATACGCGGCGCGACCTGAAGGAGTTTTTTCACATCTACCCGTGGGGCCGTTACCCTGCCGAAGTGTCCGACGCCGCGCGCCGCTATTACGACCAGGGCAATGCACTGGCCCGCACATTGCTGAACTGGGTGGAGGAAAACTCGCCGGCTGACATCAAGGCCCGTTACTCCATGCCCCTGCCCCAGATGCTGGAAGGCAGCGACAACACGCTCTTGCGCGTGCTGCACTACCCGCCCCTGCGCGGCGACGAAGAACCGGGCGCCGTGCGCGCCGCGGCCCATGGTGACATCAATCTGCTGACCATACTGCCCGCGGCGACCGAACCCGGCCTGCAGGTCCTGGGCAAGGACGACGCCTGGTACGACGTGCCCTGCGATTTTGGTCTGTTGATCGTCAACATTGGCGACATGCTGGAAGAGGCTTCGGGCGGCTACTACCCTTCCACCGTGCACCGCGTGTTGAACCCCGTGGGTGATGCGCGCTTCAAGCCCCGTATCTCGCTGCCACTGTTTTTGCACCCACAGCGCGATGTGGTGCTGTCGGACCGCTACACGGTGGGCAGTTATTTCGACGAACGCATGCGCGAGTTGCGCGGCGAGAAGTAA
- a CDS encoding ABC transporter ATP-binding protein → MSGSAAHAATAVRMTGIHKRFGAVAANADVNLAVPAGTVHGLVGENGAGKSTLMSVLYGFYQADSGDIEVFGKPASIRNADDAIALGIGMVHQHFMLVDTLTALENVMLGAEPHWLLQRADAQVRSKLNALMQSTGLQVALDVQVADLPVGDRQRLEILKALYRGAKILILDEPTAVLTPQETEQLFDVLRVLRQQGTTILLITHKLKEVMRLCDQVTVMRAGRVVQELPIAQASCEGLAEAMVGRKVQVGRVDEETKPVGEVLLQASNVMVRDALNVVRLSRLNLTLRGGEIVGVAGVSGNGQSELLDVLSGMLQPTEGQLQLGAKTFDAKAWLEPHSARALGLAHVPEDRHARAMVMDFVAWESAVLGYDDLPEYANGVWMNHTHMRQATTDMMEHFDVRPRDPELLSRSFSGGNQQKLVLAREIGQTPKVLLVGQPTRGVDIGAIEFIYGQLRAMRDAGCAVLVVSSELDEILALSNRVIVMNQGRVTGELAIEDCTEASIGLLMVADAEQAA, encoded by the coding sequence ATGTCGGGTTCTGCCGCGCATGCGGCCACCGCGGTCCGCATGACCGGCATCCACAAGCGCTTTGGCGCGGTGGCGGCCAATGCCGACGTGAACCTGGCGGTACCTGCTGGCACCGTGCACGGTCTGGTAGGTGAGAACGGTGCGGGCAAAAGCACTTTGATGTCCGTTTTGTATGGCTTCTACCAGGCCGACAGCGGAGATATCGAGGTGTTTGGCAAGCCCGCCTCCATCCGCAATGCAGATGACGCTATTGCCCTGGGCATTGGCATGGTGCACCAGCACTTCATGTTGGTCGACACCCTGACCGCGTTAGAGAACGTGATGCTGGGTGCTGAGCCGCACTGGCTGCTCCAGCGTGCCGACGCACAAGTCCGCAGCAAGCTCAATGCGCTGATGCAGTCCACAGGACTGCAGGTGGCGCTGGATGTGCAGGTGGCCGATTTGCCGGTGGGAGACCGCCAGCGCCTGGAGATTCTGAAGGCGCTGTACCGCGGCGCCAAAATCCTGATTCTGGACGAGCCCACTGCCGTGTTGACACCGCAGGAGACCGAACAGCTGTTCGACGTGTTGCGCGTGTTGCGCCAGCAGGGCACCACCATTTTGCTGATCACCCACAAGCTGAAGGAAGTCATGCGCCTGTGTGACCAGGTGACCGTGATGCGTGCTGGCCGTGTGGTGCAGGAGCTGCCCATTGCCCAGGCATCCTGCGAAGGCCTGGCCGAGGCCATGGTGGGACGCAAGGTACAGGTGGGACGGGTGGACGAAGAAACCAAACCCGTGGGCGAGGTCCTGTTGCAGGCATCCAATGTGATGGTGCGCGACGCGCTAAATGTGGTGCGCCTGAGCCGGCTGAACCTGACCCTGCGCGGCGGCGAAATTGTGGGTGTTGCCGGTGTGTCTGGCAACGGCCAGAGCGAACTGCTGGATGTGTTGTCCGGCATGCTGCAGCCCACGGAAGGGCAATTGCAACTGGGCGCCAAGACCTTCGACGCCAAAGCCTGGCTGGAACCCCACAGCGCCCGCGCACTGGGTCTGGCCCATGTGCCAGAAGACCGGCACGCACGGGCCATGGTCATGGATTTTGTAGCGTGGGAGTCGGCGGTACTGGGTTATGACGACTTGCCGGAATATGCCAACGGCGTCTGGATGAACCACACACACATGCGGCAGGCCACTACGGACATGATGGAACACTTTGACGTGCGCCCGCGTGACCCGGAACTCTTGAGCCGCAGCTTCTCCGGTGGCAACCAGCAAAAGCTGGTGCTGGCACGCGAAATTGGGCAGACGCCCAAGGTGCTGCTGGTGGGGCAACCCACGCGGGGCGTGGACATTGGGGCTATCGAGTTTATTTATGGGCAACTGCGCGCTATGCGCGATGCAGGTTGCGCGGTGCTGGTGGTGTCCAGCGAGCTGGACGAAATACTGGCACTTTCAAATCGGGTGATTGTCATGAACCAAGGACGCGTCACCGGTGAGCTGGCGATTGAAGACTGCACCGAGGCTAGCATTGGCCTGTTGATGGTGGCAGATGCGGAGCAGGCAGCATGA
- a CDS encoding BMP family protein — protein sequence MSFTNVARMGLLGLALAASFQAMAEPAIVYDMGGKFDKSFNEAAYRGMEQWKKETGKSYLDFEVSNESQREQAIRRMAERGASPIIGIGFGQASSIEKIAKEFPKLQFAIIDMVVKQPNVQSVVFKEHEGSFLVGAMAAMASKTGKVGFVGGMDIPLIRKFQCGYEQGAKYANPKAEVFANMTGTTGAAWSDPARGGELTKAQFAKGADVVFAAAGGTGMGVYQAAKDSGKLAIGVDSNQNHIQPGTMLTSMIKKVDVAVYNVAKGHKPGLSVLGLKEGGVDYALDEHNAKLVNADMKKKVEAIKADIISGKIKAADYMADNACKY from the coding sequence ATGAGTTTTACAAATGTGGCGCGTATGGGTTTGTTGGGCCTTGCGCTGGCCGCGAGTTTCCAGGCCATGGCCGAGCCGGCCATCGTGTATGACATGGGCGGTAAGTTCGACAAGTCTTTCAACGAGGCAGCCTACCGTGGCATGGAGCAGTGGAAGAAGGAAACCGGCAAGTCCTACCTGGACTTCGAGGTGTCCAACGAATCACAACGCGAGCAGGCGATCCGCCGCATGGCAGAGCGTGGCGCGAGCCCCATCATCGGCATTGGTTTTGGCCAGGCCTCCAGCATCGAAAAGATCGCCAAAGAGTTTCCCAAGCTGCAGTTCGCCATCATCGACATGGTGGTGAAACAGCCCAATGTGCAGTCCGTGGTGTTCAAGGAGCATGAAGGCAGCTTCTTGGTAGGCGCGATGGCGGCCATGGCCAGCAAGACCGGCAAGGTGGGTTTTGTCGGTGGCATGGACATTCCGCTGATCCGCAAGTTCCAGTGTGGCTACGAGCAGGGCGCCAAGTACGCCAACCCCAAGGCCGAGGTGTTTGCCAACATGACCGGCACCACCGGCGCTGCCTGGAGCGACCCCGCGCGTGGCGGTGAGTTGACCAAGGCCCAGTTTGCCAAGGGCGCTGACGTGGTGTTTGCGGCCGCGGGCGGCACGGGCATGGGTGTTTACCAGGCCGCCAAAGACAGCGGCAAGCTCGCCATCGGTGTGGATAGCAACCAGAACCATATCCAGCCCGGCACCATGCTGACCTCGATGATCAAGAAGGTGGACGTGGCCGTGTACAACGTGGCCAAGGGCCACAAACCTGGTCTGTCGGTTCTGGGCCTGAAGGAAGGCGGCGTGGACTACGCGCTGGATGAACACAACGCCAAGCTGGTCAATGCGGATATGAAGAAAAAGGTGGAAGCCATCAAGGCCGACATCATCAGCGGCAAGATCAAGGCTGCTGACTACATGGCCGACAACGCCTGCAAATACTGA
- a CDS encoding nitrite/sulfite reductase, whose protein sequence is MYQYTEFDRQFIRSRAAQHRDQLERNLAGTLSDDEFRPLRLQNGWYIQRYAPMLRVAVPYGELSAKQLRALAKIAREYDHPSKEVFDKAIGTQATWGTTHLPVGYGHFTTRQNVQFNWIPLEKSADVMDLLASVDMHGIQTSGNCIRNITSDELAGIAPDEIADPRPFAEIMRQWTTLHPEFAFLPRKFKIAITGATEDRAATHWHDVGLHLIKNAAGELGFKVLVGGGMGRTPVIGTTIREFLPWMQIMNFLEAVVRVYNRWGRRDNLYKARIKILVKAEGQRYIDEVEAEYQQIITVDGAPHTITQAELDRVSASFVPPALAERAQAATKTVAVPADRQKDYERWLKQNVAAHQNPALRAVTLSFKRLGQAPGDADADQLDTAAALADEFSAGETRVTHDQNLLLPWVRAEDLPALWVAASHAGLARSNVRLLTDMIACPGGDFCGLANARSIPIAASITERYQDMDELHDLGEIDLHISGCINSCGHHHSGHIGVLGVDKDGKEWYQISLGGSDGSALSGTSVPGKVVGPSFSASEVPCVIEAVLDTFRLNRNGRETFIDCVKRVGFDTFKTAANSARLADKHEDLHALPKSAGYAKDAQEA, encoded by the coding sequence ATGTACCAATACACCGAATTTGACCGCCAATTTATCCGCAGCCGCGCCGCCCAGCACCGCGACCAGCTGGAGCGCAACCTGGCCGGCACCTTGAGCGACGATGAATTCCGCCCCCTGCGCCTGCAAAACGGCTGGTACATCCAGCGCTACGCCCCCATGCTGCGCGTGGCCGTGCCTTATGGCGAGTTGTCGGCCAAACAGTTGCGCGCCCTGGCCAAGATTGCCCGCGAATACGACCACCCCAGCAAGGAAGTTTTTGACAAGGCCATTGGCACCCAAGCCACCTGGGGCACGACCCACCTGCCCGTGGGCTACGGCCACTTCACGACCCGCCAGAACGTGCAGTTCAACTGGATTCCGCTGGAGAAAAGTGCCGACGTGATGGACCTGCTGGCCAGCGTGGACATGCACGGCATCCAGACCAGCGGCAACTGCATTCGCAACATTACCAGTGATGAGTTGGCCGGTATCGCGCCCGATGAGATTGCCGACCCCCGCCCATTCGCTGAAATCATGCGCCAGTGGACTACGCTGCACCCCGAGTTCGCGTTTCTTCCCCGCAAGTTCAAGATCGCCATCACCGGCGCAACCGAAGACCGCGCCGCCACCCACTGGCATGACGTGGGCCTGCACCTGATCAAGAATGCAGCCGGTGAACTGGGTTTCAAGGTGCTGGTAGGCGGTGGCATGGGCCGCACGCCCGTCATCGGCACAACGATCCGCGAGTTCCTCCCGTGGATGCAGATCATGAATTTCCTGGAAGCCGTGGTTCGGGTCTACAACCGCTGGGGCCGCCGCGACAACCTGTACAAGGCGCGCATCAAGATCCTGGTCAAGGCCGAAGGCCAGCGCTACATCGACGAGGTGGAAGCCGAGTACCAGCAGATCATCACCGTGGACGGCGCACCACACACCATCACCCAGGCCGAGCTGGACCGGGTCTCTGCATCATTTGTGCCGCCAGCCCTCGCCGAACGTGCACAAGCCGCTACCAAAACCGTAGCAGTTCCCGCGGACCGCCAAAAAGACTACGAACGTTGGCTCAAGCAAAACGTGGCCGCACACCAGAACCCTGCGCTGCGCGCCGTCACACTGTCCTTTAAACGCCTGGGCCAAGCACCGGGTGATGCCGATGCGGACCAGCTCGACACCGCAGCCGCCCTGGCCGACGAGTTCAGCGCCGGTGAAACCCGCGTCACCCACGACCAAAACCTGCTGCTGCCGTGGGTGCGCGCAGAAGACCTGCCCGCCCTGTGGGTGGCCGCCAGCCACGCTGGCCTGGCCCGCTCGAACGTGCGCCTGCTGACCGACATGATTGCCTGCCCTGGCGGCGACTTCTGCGGGCTGGCCAATGCCCGCTCCATCCCGATTGCTGCATCCATCACCGAGCGTTACCAGGACATGGACGAGTTGCACGACCTGGGCGAGATCGACCTGCACATCAGCGGCTGCATCAACAGCTGTGGCCACCACCACAGCGGCCACATCGGCGTGCTGGGCGTCGATAAAGACGGCAAGGAGTGGTACCAGATTTCGCTGGGCGGCTCCGACGGCTCGGCACTCTCTGGTACATCCGTGCCCGGCAAAGTTGTGGGACCATCGTTCAGCGCGTCCGAAGTGCCCTGCGTCATTGAAGCCGTGCTGGATACATTCCGCCTCAACCGCAATGGCCGCGAAACCTTTATCGACTGCGTGAAACGTGTCGGCTTCGACACCTTCAAGACTGCAGCCAACAGCGCCCGCCTGGCCGACAAACACGAAGACCTGCACGCCCTGCCCAAATCGGCAGGGTATGCCAAAGATGCACAGGAAGCCTGA
- a CDS encoding sulfite exporter TauE/SafE family protein, producing the protein MHELAFVFAGFFVGVIVGLTGVGGGSLMTPILIFFFGVKPYLAVGTDLLFAAFTKMGGTIKLARSKHIDWPVVLNLSAGSIPAALITLYVLHTMGAASQTVQKVMTTALGLALLLTAAATLYKVVRGKATPSSIAKGGEAAAARPRHWSLPVLFGAIIGTLVTLTSVGAGAIGVTVLMILYPLLPLPRIVAADIAYAVPLTLVAGFGHASLGSVDWPMLVSLLAGSLPGIWVGSHLMSKTPERVIRSLLSVLLAYAGLKLIAL; encoded by the coding sequence ATGCATGAATTAGCGTTTGTCTTTGCGGGTTTTTTTGTTGGCGTTATCGTTGGTTTGACCGGCGTGGGCGGCGGCTCCCTGATGACGCCGATTCTGATCTTCTTCTTTGGCGTCAAGCCGTATCTGGCCGTCGGCACCGACCTGCTGTTTGCTGCTTTTACCAAGATGGGCGGCACCATCAAGCTGGCGCGCTCCAAGCACATCGACTGGCCCGTGGTGCTGAACCTGTCGGCTGGCAGCATCCCTGCGGCGCTGATCACGCTGTATGTTCTGCACACCATGGGCGCGGCCAGCCAGACGGTTCAAAAAGTCATGACCACCGCCCTGGGACTGGCCTTGTTGCTGACCGCTGCGGCCACGCTGTACAAGGTGGTGCGTGGCAAGGCCACACCCTCTTCCATCGCCAAAGGCGGAGAAGCCGCCGCAGCCCGCCCCCGCCACTGGAGCCTGCCCGTGCTGTTTGGCGCCATCATTGGCACGCTGGTCACGCTGACATCCGTGGGCGCAGGTGCCATTGGCGTCACCGTGTTGATGATTCTGTACCCCTTGCTGCCGCTGCCACGCATTGTGGCGGCCGACATTGCCTATGCTGTGCCGCTAACCCTGGTCGCAGGTTTTGGCCACGCATCGTTGGGATCGGTAGATTGGCCCATGCTGGTCAGCCTGTTGGCCGGCTCCCTGCCCGGCATCTGGGTGGGCTCACACCTGATGTCCAAGACACCCGAACGCGTCATCCGCTCCCTGTTGTCCGTACTGCTGGCCTACGCCGGTTTGAAACTCATCGCCTTGTAA
- a CDS encoding nucleoside hydrolase — translation MNTQAPRKVIYDTDPGVDDAMALYFAMAHPGIELVGITTTFGNVSVDQAATNALYLTALADQIVPVTKGVKSPWVKPGEPPPDFIHGADGLGNLPSRVATRNVLDPRSSAQLIVDMARAQPGEITLVAVGPLGNLAMALKLEPELPKLLREVIIMGGTINEPGNVSPVAEANIWNDPHAADLVFTAGWKLTMVGLDVTHGVVTHLELFKKIADHHQHVATDVLHHAVAFYSNFYSGLHPHLAAKPGCFAHDLLAFIYLTNPELFKLETGSVRVVTEGIAQGQTMLNRRGYIDYPQSGWGKHLPLTDVCMQVDAPGCLALFEQTLLSNWLKMN, via the coding sequence ATGAACACGCAAGCTCCCCGCAAAGTCATCTACGACACGGATCCCGGCGTAGACGACGCCATGGCCCTGTATTTCGCCATGGCCCACCCCGGCATCGAATTGGTGGGCATCACCACAACCTTTGGCAACGTATCCGTCGACCAGGCCGCCACCAATGCGCTGTACCTGACCGCTCTCGCAGACCAGATCGTGCCGGTCACCAAGGGGGTGAAATCACCCTGGGTCAAGCCTGGAGAGCCACCACCGGATTTCATCCACGGCGCCGATGGCCTGGGCAACCTGCCCAGCCGCGTGGCCACCCGCAATGTGCTGGACCCGCGTTCATCTGCCCAGCTCATCGTCGATATGGCCCGCGCGCAACCGGGCGAGATCACGCTGGTGGCGGTTGGGCCCTTGGGCAACTTGGCTATGGCTTTGAAGCTGGAGCCCGAGCTGCCCAAACTGCTGCGTGAGGTCATCATCATGGGCGGTACCATCAATGAACCGGGCAATGTGTCACCGGTGGCCGAGGCCAATATCTGGAACGATCCGCACGCGGCAGATCTGGTGTTCACCGCGGGCTGGAAGCTGACCATGGTCGGCCTGGACGTGACCCATGGCGTGGTGACGCACCTGGAGTTGTTCAAGAAGATTGCAGACCACCACCAGCATGTGGCAACCGATGTCTTGCACCACGCGGTAGCTTTCTATTCCAACTTCTACAGTGGCCTGCACCCCCACCTGGCGGCCAAACCCGGCTGTTTTGCGCACGATCTGCTGGCCTTCATCTACCTGACCAACCCCGAACTGTTCAAGCTGGAAACCGGTAGCGTACGTGTGGTAACCGAAGGTATCGCCCAGGGCCAGACCATGTTGAACCGCCGCGGATACATCGACTACCCGCAATCGGGCTGGGGCAAACACTTGCCGCTGACCGATGTCTGCATGCAAGTTGATGCGCCGGGCTGTCTGGCGCTGTTTGAACAGACCCTGCTGTCCAACTGGCTGAAAATGAACTGA